The segment GCGTGCGACACAGGCATTGATGTTGTGTGGGTCGATTTCGAGTCCATAGCCGAACACCTGCTTCTGTTCTGCCAATGAGGCCAGTAAGGTGCCGTCGCCACAGGCGAGATCGAGTACGCGCGCGCCGTTTGGAATCCAGTCGTGAATCTGGGCGAGGTCGTTACGCATGGGCAGTCTCCTGCGCGTTAGTGCGACGTGCGGCCGATTCACTGCGGGCCTGGTCATGTGCGCGCGTCAGGAAGTTGCCCAGCACTGTCTCGTAGCGCTGACCCGGTAGCAGGAAGGCATCGTGACCGTGGGGGGAATCAATGTTCGCGTAGCTGACGGATTTCCCCGCATGAATCATGGCATTGACCAGCTCGCGAGAGCGCGAGGGTGCGAAGCGCCAATCGGTCGTAAAGCTGACCACAAGTATCGGACAGCTGATCGGTGCCATGGCGGCAGCCAGATTGTCGTCGGCGCGCGCGGCAGGGTCGAAGTAATCCAGTGCCTTGGTCATCAATAGGTAGGTATTGGCGTCGAAGGCAGTAGAAAAGGTATCACCCTGGTGGCGTAGATAGCTCTCGACCTGAAAGTCGACATCGTAACCGAAGTTGAGACGGTCTTGACGGAGGTCGCGGCCGAACTTGGTGCCCATCGAATGCTCGGAAAGATAGGTGATGTGACCCACCATGCGAGCCAGCTTGAGACCGCGCTTGGGTACGGCATTGATCCGCGCATACCAGCCATCATGAAATTCAGGATCAGAGCGGATGGCCTGACGCGCGACCTCGTTGAAGGCGATGTTCTGCGCCGAGAGTTTCGGCGTGCAGGCAACGATGGCGACATGGCCGACCCGCTCGGGGTGGTCCAGCGTCCACTGCAGGGCTTGCATACCGCCTAGCGAACCGCCGACCACCGCCGCGAAGCGTGTGATGCCAAGGCGTTCGGCAAGGCGCTTCTGGCTCTCGACCCAATCCGGCACGGTCATCAACGGGAAGTCGGGGCCCCACTGTGCATTGGTGTCGGGGTTGATCGAGGTGGGACCGGTGCTGCCATGGCAGCCGCCGATGTTATTCAGCGAGATCACAAAGAAGCGTGCAGTGTCGATAGGTTTGCCGGGGCCGATATAGTCGTCCCACCAGCCAGGCTTGCGATCACTCATACTGTGATAGCCGGCAGCGTGGTGATGGCCAGTCAAAGCGTGGCAGACCAGGATAGCGTTGCTGGCGTCAGCGTTCAGCTCGCCGTAGGTCTCGTAGACCAGCGAATACTGTTCGAGGCGTCTGCCGCAGGCTAGCTCCAGCGGGGTATCGAAGTGGGCAGTCTGAGGCGTGACCAGACCGACCGAATCCGGGGGCAGGGAATCAGGCATCGTGGTGAAGGTTTCCAGCATCATGTCCAGCAAGAGTGTTCGGGCATGGCCCGTGTCCGGGGCGCGAAGCGCGGTGATGCGCCTTGTGGGCGTCTCTTGCACCGTAGTAGTGAAGGCTCCGGCCGAGGGCTTACTCTAGCACAGCGCTGCCCGAGCGTGAGCCAGCGAGAAGATACGGATACACAAGCGCCCGCAACGGAAATCCGTAGCGGGCGCTTGTGTATCTGGATGATGGGTTTTGCTTGCAGGTCTGACCTGAAGGTCTTAGCCGAAAGCGCTACGCAGCATGCCTAGTGACGGCAGAGTACGACTGACAAGACTGCCGAGCAGGTTGAGTGCGATGAAGACGAAGATCGGCGACAGGTCGAGCATGCCGATGGACGGTATTACCTTGCGCACCGGCTTCATGATCGGATCGACCAGCTGGTGGACGAGAATGGCACCCGGATGATTCGCCTTGGGGGAGACCCATGACAGGATGATCATCGCGATCAGTGCGAAGAAGTAGATGTTGATGATGCTATCGAGAATGGTGCCCAGTGCCGTCAGTGCAATGAAACTCACCGGTAGCATGCCACCACCGAATAGTGCGCCAATGGCGACCAGTACCAGGCAGACTACGATGAAGGCTGCGGCGAGTGTCGCGATGTCAAAGCGGCCCATCGGACGCAAAATTCCCTGCAGCGGCGCCACCAGCGGATTGGTCGCCTTGACCACCGACTGGGTGACCGGGTTGTAGAAATCTGCGCGCGACAACTGCAGCAAGAAGCGCAGCATCAGTATGTAGACAAACAGCTGCAGCAGGATGGTAGTCAGCTGAAGTCCGATGTTACCCATAGCACCCATGGGGTTTTCCTTAAGACGGTGATAGTTGAGGGGCACGCACGATAATTACGCACGTTATACCGATAGCATGCCAACAAGAGATGAACAGCGCATGATGGCGTGTTCATCTCCGTGCTGCCAGTCATTGGCGTTGGGTTATTGGTCCAGCTCTCGGGCCATCTCCGCGGCACGTACGCTGGAGGCCTTGGCAGCGCGCGCGACGATCTCACGCAAGTCATCATTCTCGAAACTGTTGATCGCGCGTTCGGTGGTGCCGTTCGGTGAGCAGACGCGGCGGCGCAGCTCGGCGGGGTCGTGCTCACTGGTGAAGGCCATCTCTGATGCCCCTCGCGCCGTCTGGATCGCAAGGCGCCGAGCCGTCTCGGTGCTCAGGCCCAGTTCGATGCCTGCTGCCTCCAGGGCTTCGATGAAGAGGAAGAAATAGGCGGGGCCAGAACCGGAAATACCGGTGACCGCTTCCAGCAGGCCTTCGTCCTCGACCCATTCGACGACTCCGACAGCCGTCAGCATGTCGTCCATCAAGGCGCGCTGATCTTCTGTCACCTGAGCGGTAGCGAACAGGCCGCTGGCGCCAACGCCGACCAATGAAGGTGTATTCGGCATGCAGCGAATAATGGCGAGATCTCCGCCCAGCCAGCGCTCGAGACTCTCGCAGGTAATGCCCGCTGCGACTGACACGATCAGTGGCTTGCGTGTCTGAACGGCAGCGACAAGTGCTTGGCAGACGTCATGCATCATCTGTGGTTTGACGCCCAGGACGACGACATCAGCGCGCGATACGGCGTCATCGTTATCTTGCGTGGTGCTGACACCATAACGCTTCTCGAGTGCATCAAGCGTCTCGCGGGAACGTGCCGTTGCAATGATATGGCTAGCGGGATAGCCGGCCGCGATCATGCCACCGAAGATAGCGCTGGCCATGTTGCCTGCACCGATGAAGGCAATCGTGCGAGGTGCTGAGGAAGTCTGACGAGTCATGCAGTGCTCCTGTTGCTAGGGGCTTTGAA is part of the Cobetia sp. L2A1 genome and harbors:
- the metX gene encoding homoserine O-succinyltransferase MetX, which codes for MPDSLPPDSVGLVTPQTAHFDTPLELACGRRLEQYSLVYETYGELNADASNAILVCHALTGHHHAAGYHSMSDRKPGWWDDYIGPGKPIDTARFFVISLNNIGGCHGSTGPTSINPDTNAQWGPDFPLMTVPDWVESQKRLAERLGITRFAAVVGGSLGGMQALQWTLDHPERVGHVAIVACTPKLSAQNIAFNEVARQAIRSDPEFHDGWYARINAVPKRGLKLARMVGHITYLSEHSMGTKFGRDLRQDRLNFGYDVDFQVESYLRHQGDTFSTAFDANTYLLMTKALDYFDPAARADDNLAAAMAPISCPILVVSFTTDWRFAPSRSRELVNAMIHAGKSVSYANIDSPHGHDAFLLPGQRYETVLGNFLTRAHDQARSESAARRTNAQETAHA
- a CDS encoding YggT family protein, with the protein product MGAMGNIGLQLTTILLQLFVYILMLRFLLQLSRADFYNPVTQSVVKATNPLVAPLQGILRPMGRFDIATLAAAFIVVCLVLVAIGALFGGGMLPVSFIALTALGTILDSIINIYFFALIAMIILSWVSPKANHPGAILVHQLVDPIMKPVRKVIPSIGMLDLSPIFVFIALNLLGSLVSRTLPSLGMLRSAFG
- the proC gene encoding pyrroline-5-carboxylate reductase — its product is MTRQTSSAPRTIAFIGAGNMASAIFGGMIAAGYPASHIIATARSRETLDALEKRYGVSTTQDNDDAVSRADVVVLGVKPQMMHDVCQALVAAVQTRKPLIVSVAAGITCESLERWLGGDLAIIRCMPNTPSLVGVGASGLFATAQVTEDQRALMDDMLTAVGVVEWVEDEGLLEAVTGISGSGPAYFFLFIEALEAAGIELGLSTETARRLAIQTARGASEMAFTSEHDPAELRRRVCSPNGTTERAINSFENDDLREIVARAAKASSVRAAEMARELDQ